A single Antechinus flavipes isolate AdamAnt ecotype Samford, QLD, Australia chromosome 5, AdamAnt_v2, whole genome shotgun sequence DNA region contains:
- the GPRC5D gene encoding G-protein coupled receptor family C group 5 member D isoform X1, whose translation MSSDCFETTNDYYLLCNTNEGWGIVLESLAAIGIVVSVLFLLAFLWLMHKVQDCNRWCILPTQFVFLLSVLGLFSLTFAFIVRLNLQTGPVRYFLFGVLFALCYSCLLAHASNLVKLVRGRGCFSWPILLGIAIGFSLLQIVIAIEYVTLMMNRGPMFIYMTPYQLNIDFVALLTYVLFLMVLTFFVSKAIFCGPCEAWKCHGTYIFITMVFSIIIWVVWITMLLRGNPQLQQQPTWDDPVICIALVTNAWVFLLTYIVPEFYSLYCSCKQDNAFQAPTYQQSFKMETQDHSRARDSDGAEEDIALTSCGTPIQVQAVDPNQEYYIPRAKVNLHQNTGL comes from the exons ATGTCTTCAGACTGTTTTGAGACCACCAATGACTACTATCTCCTCTGTAACACCAACGAAGGTTGGGGCATTGTTTTAGAGTCGCTGGCAGCCATAGGGATTGTTGTATCAGTTCTGTTCCTCCTGGCATTTCTCTGGCTCATGCATAAAGTTCAAGACTGCAATCGATGGTGCATCCTTCCCACCCAGTTTGTCTTCCTCCTGAGTGTGTTGGGTCTCTTCAGTCTCACCTTCGCCTTCATCGTCAGACTCAATCTGCAGACTGGCCCTGTCCGCTACTTTCTCTTTGGTGTCCTCTTTGCTCTCTGTTATTCCTGCCTTTTGGCCCATGCTTCTAACCTGGTGAAGTTAGTTCGGGGAAGAGGCTGCTTCTCATGGCCAATATTATTGGGCATTGCTATTGGTTTCAGTCTGTTACAGATAGTCATCGCCATTGAATATGTCACCCTCATGATGAACCGAGGTccaatgtttatatatatgaCCCCTTATCAACTCAACATAGATTTTGTTGCTCTTTTAACCTATGTCCTCTTCCTGATGGTCCTAACCTTCTTTGTATCCAAGGCCATCTTCTGTGGCCCCTGTGAAGCCTGGAAGTGCCATGGTACTTATATCTTCATCACTATGGTTTTCTCAATTATTATCTGGGTGGTGTGGATCACTATGCTCTTAAGAGGTAATCCCCAACTACAACAGCAGCCCACATGGGATGATCCTGTCATCTGCATTGCCCTGGTCACCAACGCCTGGGTCTTCTTGCTGACTTACATTGTGCCTGAGTTCTACAGTCTCTACTGTTCGTGTAAGCAGGACAATGCTTTCCAAGCTCCAACATACCAGCAGAGCTTCAAAATGGAGACCCAGGATCATTCTCGAG CCCGAGACAGTGATGGAGCTGAGGAAGATATAGCACTAACATCATGTGGTACCCCTATTCAAGTACAG GCTGTTGATCCAAATCAAGAGTATTACATTCCCCGGGCCAAAGTCAACCTCCACCAGAATACGGGATTATAA
- the GPRC5D gene encoding G-protein coupled receptor family C group 5 member D isoform X2, whose translation MSSDCFETTNDYYLLCNTNEGWGIVLESLAAIGIVVSVLFLLAFLWLMHKVQDCNRWCILPTQFVFLLSVLGLFSLTFAFIVRLNLQTGPVRYFLFGVLFALCYSCLLAHASNLVKLVRGRGCFSWPILLGIAIGFSLLQIVIAIEYVTLMMNRGPMFIYMTPYQLNIDFVALLTYVLFLMVLTFFVSKAIFCGPCEAWKCHGTYIFITMVFSIIIWVVWITMLLRGNPQLQQQPTWDDPVICIALVTNAWVFLLTYIVPEFYSLYCSCKQDNAFQAPTYQQSFKMETQDHSRGC comes from the exons ATGTCTTCAGACTGTTTTGAGACCACCAATGACTACTATCTCCTCTGTAACACCAACGAAGGTTGGGGCATTGTTTTAGAGTCGCTGGCAGCCATAGGGATTGTTGTATCAGTTCTGTTCCTCCTGGCATTTCTCTGGCTCATGCATAAAGTTCAAGACTGCAATCGATGGTGCATCCTTCCCACCCAGTTTGTCTTCCTCCTGAGTGTGTTGGGTCTCTTCAGTCTCACCTTCGCCTTCATCGTCAGACTCAATCTGCAGACTGGCCCTGTCCGCTACTTTCTCTTTGGTGTCCTCTTTGCTCTCTGTTATTCCTGCCTTTTGGCCCATGCTTCTAACCTGGTGAAGTTAGTTCGGGGAAGAGGCTGCTTCTCATGGCCAATATTATTGGGCATTGCTATTGGTTTCAGTCTGTTACAGATAGTCATCGCCATTGAATATGTCACCCTCATGATGAACCGAGGTccaatgtttatatatatgaCCCCTTATCAACTCAACATAGATTTTGTTGCTCTTTTAACCTATGTCCTCTTCCTGATGGTCCTAACCTTCTTTGTATCCAAGGCCATCTTCTGTGGCCCCTGTGAAGCCTGGAAGTGCCATGGTACTTATATCTTCATCACTATGGTTTTCTCAATTATTATCTGGGTGGTGTGGATCACTATGCTCTTAAGAGGTAATCCCCAACTACAACAGCAGCCCACATGGGATGATCCTGTCATCTGCATTGCCCTGGTCACCAACGCCTGGGTCTTCTTGCTGACTTACATTGTGCCTGAGTTCTACAGTCTCTACTGTTCGTGTAAGCAGGACAATGCTTTCCAAGCTCCAACATACCAGCAGAGCTTCAAAATGGAGACCCAGGATCATTCTCGAG GCTGTTGA